The Candidatus Marinimicrobia bacterium CG08_land_8_20_14_0_20_45_22 region TTACAATAATATTCACCACAGAGGACACGGAGGGCACAGAGGTATTTTTATTTATTTTCTTTACTTTAGTCATTAATAATTCGGTGAACCCCATCGATTAATTTTACTACGTTGAAATTTATCAATAATCCTAAGATTCGATTAGAAAGTTTAAGATAAGACAATAATTGGGCTGTATGAATTGGGAGAAGATTTTCGATGGCTTTTAATTCAACCGCAATTTCACCCTCAACTAATAAATCTATCCGATAACCACAGTCTAATTTTACATCTTTATAGACCACCGGCAGATCTTTCTGAGATTCCACTTTCAAACCTAATTGCTTTAATTCATACACAAGACATGCTTCATCGGTGGATTCCAGCAAACCCGGACCCAGTGCACGATAAACATCAGTAGCCTTACCTATTATTTTCTCCGTAATCTTATTTAATTCCTCTCGTGATTTCATCTATCTATCTAATATTTTCTCTGTGCTCTCTGTGTACTCTATGGTAAATCATTTCCGGGGTCAAGGGAATCTCATGGAATTCGACGCCCAGCGCATTCTCGACCGCGCCGAGATATGCCGCCGGAATGCCGACTAACGGTTGTTCGCCGACGCCCTTCGCGCCGTACGGCCCGCGCGAGTAATTTTCTTCCAGAATAATGGATTCGATTTCCGGCGCATCTAATGTTGTCGGAATGATGTAATCCGTCAGGCTTGCTTGATTCAATCTGCCGTTTGTTGCCGTCATAACTTCCAGCGAGGCGTAACCGAGTCCCTGCAAAGAGCCGCCTTCGATCTGGCCTTCAACCAGAACCGGATTGATTGCCTTGCCGATGTCGTGCGCCGCCGTGATTTTTCCAACCGTCACTTCAAAAGTCAGCGGGTCAACAGTAACTTCCACTACTGACGCCGCCCAGGAGTAAATTGGGTAAGCGTCGCCGACAAATTTATCATCATCCCAGACGACGTCGTCCGGCACGCGATAAACACGCGTCGCGGTGAAAATACCATTCGTTGCCAGTTTCGCTTTTTCGGCAAAATCCTTTTTGGCGGGCGTCGCTCCGACCTGCTCCATCAGATCGGTACAACATTGAAAAACCAATCCGCCGACGATCATGGTCGTGCGCGAAGCGACCGTCGGCCCGGAATTTGGCACAATGGCTGTATTCGGAATTGCCACCGTGATTCTTTCGATGGGAAGAGCCAGCGCGTCGGCGGTAATCTGACGCATGACGGTATTCATGCCTTGTCCCATTTCAACAGTGGCGATACGGATCAATAATCCGGTTTCATTTGAATAATCGACAGAGGCGGTTGCCTTGATAATTTCTTCGCCTTTGCCCGTAAAACCGCATCCGTGGAAAAACGCAGAGATACCGATGCCTTTTAAAAGTTGACCATTTCGCGGCTGATTGCGGTATTGATTATATTTTTCAACGAAATTCGTACGCTCGGCGACAACATTCAATGCTTTTTCCAAGCCAATGGATTCTGCTAATAATTGGCCGGTCGCCGTACGGTCACCGAGGCGCAAAATATTAATTTTCCGCAGAGAATAAGGGTCGAGATCCAGGCGATAAGCGGCGTGATTCATCTGAGCTTCGATGGCGAAGAACGCCTGCGGAGCGCCGAATCCGCGAAACGCGCCCGACGGCAACAGATTTGTCGCTACGGCTTTCGACGCTAAACGGATATGATCGCATTTGTAAACTCCCGGCGAGCCCAGCGCGCCGCGCGCCAAAACTACCTGTGAGAGCGTACTGTGCGCCCCGCCATTCAATATGAAATCGATGTCCATGGCGATAATGCGACTGTTCTTATCGAAAGCGATCCGGCGAATACTTTGCGACGGATGGCGTTTGGTTGTCACGGAAATGTCCTCGCTTCGATCATAGACGATTTTGACCGGTTTGCCAGATTTCAGCGCCAGAAGCGCCGCGTGACCGGAAATCAGCGATGGATATTCCTCCTTGCCGCCGAATGCTCCACCGGTGGTCGCCTGTTCAACGACTATATCTTCCGGGTCGAGATTTAGCACTGGTGCCAGACCTTTTTGCACGTAAAACGGGCATTGCATTGAACCGACGATCCTGATGCCATTCTTGAAAGGATAAGCAATCACGCCCTGCGTTTCTAAATAGATATGCTCCTGATAGCCGGTGCGGAAGGTTTCCTCCAGCACGAATTTGCTTTTTGCGAAAGCTTTATCCGGGTCGCCCTTGACGTAGCCGTAACTCTTGAAAATGTTGTCACTGCCGTAAATCGGCGGAAAATTCCCGGACAGCGCGTTTTCCATCGTTGAAATCGCCGGCAAATCTTCGTATTCAATTTGAAATTGTGAAGCGATCGCGCGCAGTTCATCCTCATTTTTTCCGGCTAACAGCGCAATCGGTTCGCCGATGTAATTGACGACATCTTTCGCCAAAAAGGGTTGATCTTCGTTGAACAGGGCGACGTAATTTTCACCGGGAATGTCTTCAGCCTTGATATAAATGACGTCGGGCGGCAATTCCGGAGCGACAATCCGCAGAATCTTCGCCCGCTGACGGTTCGAGCGGATCGTTACACCAAAGAGCATATCCGGAAAATCCAGATCATTGGTATATTTTGCTGCGCCACGCATTTTATCGGCGGCATCAAACCGCACAATCGGCTGGCCGACATATTTTAGATCCATTTTCTGTTGATCGGACATCGGTTACAAAGATAATCGTTTCTGGTGAATAATGGTAGAGAGAATTTTTAATTGAAAATTGGTGGCTGGAGATTGCTAATTTCAAAATTCAAATTGCAAATATTTCATTTCAAATTGGAAGAAAATACAAGTTTAGTTTTCTCCGCGACCGCTGCAGTCTCCGCGGTTATCTAGGATTTCTTCCTCAATGAATCGGTTTCGGTTTTATTGATTACGCCTATCATTTCGCCCAGGATGGCTACCGCGATTTCAGCCGGTGTCTGCGCTCCGATATTCAGGCCAATCGGCGAGTAAAATTGCTCCGGAATGGCAATCTTTTCCTCAGTCAATCGCGCGCGGGTTTCTTTAACTTTATGCAGTGAACCGATCAGGCCGATATATTCGAATGACTTTCCGCAAGTCAGCAATTGGCGCAGAACAGTGTAATCGAACTGATGATTGTAGGTCATAATCGCCGCAAAGAGATTCGACCCGGGAAAAGTTACCATCGGCAATTTTTCCAAATCGCACTGAATGAAGTCGATGGGCGCGAATTGCGGTTTGAGTTCCGATCGATTATCGTAAACCGTCACCCGAAAACCAATCTGCGGCGCCATTTTATAAAGCGCCTGCCCGCAATGGCCGCCGCCAAAAATTAACAGCGTGCGCACCGCCGGAAAATAGTCGTAAAAGAGCGTTGAACTGCCGCCGCAGGGCATACCAAGAGAATCGAGATCGTATCGTTTCAATTCCGACTTATGCGATTGGAAAATCAAGCCGGCATGGCGGATCGCCTCTGCCTCCAGACTACCGCCGCCGACCGTGCCGAATGTTTTACCGTTTGGTAGAACCAGCATCTTGAAAGAAACCTTGCCCGGCGCCGCGCCGGAATTTTCGATGACGGTAATCAAAACGCAAGCCTGTCCAGAAGCAGTTATTTCCGTGATTTTATTAAACAGGGTGTTCACTTTGTTCTCGCTTTCATTTTGGCAATTCGTTCTGCGGTGGATTGAAGTATTCCATAATCATTGGGCGTGTCCAGATCCAGCAGAATTTCTTCGTCATAAACCGTTACAAACCGCCTTTTGAATTGATTAATGATCGTTTTAGGAGTTATGGAAGAATCGTTTTCGTCTGCCGCCAGAATTGCCGTCCGGACTTTTTCGCTGGCGAGGATCGGATGTCCGGCACTACGATGGAACGATGGCTGGACAATGTCGGCTTTTTCTGCGGCGATTAATTTTTGGTAAACTTTAGCCGGAATCTGTGGCTGGTCGCCGAGTGCAATGAAAAAACGTAGCGTTTGAATCTGCGCGGCGCCGACTTTCACCGAAGAAAACATGCCTTTGGCGTACTGTTTATTTTCGACGAAAACCACGCGTTCGTCCCAGCGTTTCAGATTGACAATATCCTGCGCCCGAAAGCCCACCACGACGATAACCCGCTCCGACACTTCCAGCGCGGTGTCAATGACTGTTTCGACTATCGTGGATTGCCCGAAAGGCAACAACGGTTTGAAGGCGCCCATGCGGGTGGAAAGCCCGGCGGCGAGGACGACTGTATCAAACTTATTAACCACGAATGGACACGAATTTACACTAATACTTTTTCATACTATTGATTATTGCTTCAAGATTTGGCTCAATTGTCGGTGGAATAGCGATCTTATTTTCTATTGCATTCATATCTTTAAAACCAACGCCGGTTAAAAGGATAACGATTTTCTGCAAGGGATCGAGGTTACTTTTATCTTTCAGAAATCCCGCCCAGGCCGCGGCGGCGGCCGGTTCGACGAAAACGCCCGCATCCTGGCAGAGTTGCAACTGAGCGGCGGTAATTTCGGCATCGCTGACTTCCGTAGCCCAGCCGCTACAGGCTTGCATGAATTTGATGGCCATCCGACCATTAGCCGGCGAAGCGACTGAAATGGAATCAGCCGCGGTTGTCGCCTTGTCAATGGTCAGCATCCTTCCGGATTGATAAGCTTTCGCGATGGCATTTGAGCCGCTAGCCTGTACGCTAACGATTTGCGGGATTTTCGCAATCAGTCCGGCGACTTTCAGATCGGCAAAACCCTTATAAACTCCGGCATAAATCACGCCGTCGCCAACCGGCACGAAGACGATGTCCGGCGCGCTCCGGCCAAGTTGATTGAACATTTCGATCGAAACGGTTTTTTTACCCTCGATGGTCAGCGGATTGAAAGCCGTGTTGCGGTTGATACCGCCGAATTGCTTTGTGTACTCGATAGACAGTCTGAAGGCGTCGTCGTAAGTGCCGCGAATCGGAATGACTGTTGCTCCGTAAAGCACCGACTGCAGAAGTTTGGCCTTCGGCGCAGTCGCCGGAACGAAAAGGATGACATTCAGGCCGAGCGCCGCACCTGCACAGGCCATCGCCGAACCGGCATTGCCAGTCGAGGCCAGGACAACGGTTTTCTCGTTATGGTATAAAGCCTGTGCGGCAACCAATTGCGAAGCGCGGTCTTTCAGCGAGCCGGACGGATTGGCGCCGTCATTTTTCAGGAAAAGATTCGGTAAGCCATATTGCTGGCGCAATTTTTCCGGCGCAACGAGCGGCGTATTGCCCACCGGATAGGCGGCGGCCTCCGGCAATTGATAAACGAGAAAATCGGCCGGAGTAACCGCCGGTTTATTTTTCAGCGACGCCAAATATTCCGGATCGAGAAGGGTTTCCAGCACACCTTTTTGAAATTCGCCGGGAATCTGTTCGCATCGTGGACAAAGATAACGGATTTGGTCGGCCGGATATTCAGCCCCGCAATCGCTACAGCGATATTTAAAATTCACAACGCACCTCAAACTTGTAATAAAGTCAGGGCAATTTTACGAAAAACTTGTCACAAAGTCAGGGCAATTTTTCACCATAGATAACAAGAGGATACAGAAAATCAGTTTATTTTCGTTTATCTATCACAAGAGAGATATTTGAACGATTAAAGAGAGAATTTCACGTGATGAGAATTCGGATTCTCCCCGCCTGAACGATGCCAGTCAGGCTGGAGTGCTCTTCGTGGTGAATTATTCAGGCGAAATAAACGCCCGGCATTGATGTTTACTCTGAACCTATTTTTAATGATCGCAGGCGTTATCAGCGATCTGAAGCGTACCTTTGAGGTAGTCGTCAACCAGTTTTTCAGGGGTTTCCGCGGAAGCGCCAATGATCACCTGAATATTGTTTTCGGCAAAAAGCGCCAATGCACGTTGACCCATGCCGCCGGCGATAATCAGGTTCGCACCGCGCTCCGCCAGCCATCTGGGTAAAAGTCCCGGTTCATGTGGTGGGGAGTTGAGATCATCACGTTTGATGATTTTCTTTTCAGTATCGTTGATATCGATTAAGACGAAGCACTCGCAATGACCAAAGTGCATGGACAGTCGTCCGCCGACTAAAGGGATGGCGATTCTCATGAATTGGTTTCCTTTTTAACTAAGTTAATTTTTAGCATTTTCACTTATACAAAATACTACAAAGAACCGGATAATTTACCGCATAATTTCGTACCACCGCCGATAAAACTGTTAAATTGACAGATTCCATGCTTTTTTATTCTTTTACAAATTGAGTTGTTTCCAAATTTCTTTAATATCCTGTGCGCTGTCCGCTTCGGTTTCCACGACTGCCAGCGCCTGCATTTGAGCGTCTGTCACGCCCTGATCATACCGGATGCGTCCGATGACCCGCGCGCCGTTTTGCCGTGCTTTTTTTTCTATGCGTTCTGTCATTTTTGGATTGAGATCCCATTTATTGACGCAAACATGTGTCGGAATACCGAAATGCCGCGTCAGCGATATTACGCGCTCCAAATCGTGTTCGCCGGAAATAGTTGGCTCAGTCACAACCAGCACGATCATTGCACCGGTTATGGAGGCGATCACCGGACAACCGATTCCCGGTGGGCCGTCCACGATAATCAGTGAGCGCTTTTGTTCTTCGGCGATGAGGCGTGCTTGCTGGCGCACTACCGTTACTAATTTACCGGAATTTTCAGCCGCGATTCCCAGTTTGGCATGAACCATCGGACCGACGCGCGTTTCCGAGATAAACCATTTGCCGCAGACACGTTCCGGAAAGTCGATGGCTTTCACCGGGCAGGACCGGACGCAGACGCCGCACCCTTCGCAGGCAGTTGGATCAACGAAGAATTTCACTTTGCCTGAAGGTTCATGATTCATTAGTATCGCGTCGAATCTGCAATACGCTAAACAGGCACCGCAAGCGATACAGTCTGATTGACGAATGACAGCTTCGTGGCCGCCCTTAAATTCATGGCTCTGCTTGATTTCCGGCGAAAGCACTAAATGCATATCCGCCGCATCAACATCGCAGTCAGCGATGACCGATCGATCAGCTAAAACGGCGAATGATGCAGTCAGGCTGGTTTTACCGGTTCCGCCTTTGCCACTGATAATAACCAATTCTTTCATGAATCAACGTTCCTCTTTCAGATCACAATAACCTTGTCTCATTTGGTTTGGATGGTGCCTGTGCCAGGTGTTATTCGTCGTCTTCTCCTTGTAGATTACTGGTTTTTCGTATCTCATTTTGTCGCGAACTTTCTCAGATAGAATGTGTGTCCTTGGTAATTCGTTGCCGCAAGATTGTCTTGAGCAACCAGTCGATCGACGATTTCCCAAGACGCACCTGCTCGGGAAAGAAACGCGCTAACCGCATCTTCTCTCATTGGATGAACAGCAGTTATACTTAACAAATCTTTTTCAATATTTCCGGTGAAGGCAAAGGCGTTTCCTTCGTAGCCAATCAGATATTCTACTCGATCGAATCTATCGGTAAAAACCTGAAACATCCGGTTGAGAGTTTCTTCATCCGGTTTTTGTACCGGCTTCTCCGCTGGCGGGCGAATAGGAATACTTATATAAGCCTGAGCCGGTTGGATTTTATTGACAAAATCAGCCACTTCCTTCAGGCACTCGTCATTGTCGTTTATTCCTTTGACAAGCATTGTTTCGGTCGCCAATTTGCCGGTAAAATATTTTGCAAATGTCGATATTCCGTCCAAAATCATGGGTAATTGGAGGGTTTTATGGGGTCGATTGATCTTGTGCCATGTCTTTTCCCGGACGGAATCAATTTTCACCGAAACCCAATCGGCTTTGCTGAGTTCTTCTCTCACATCTTCCCGCCAAATCAGCGAGCTGTTGGTAATCACGCCGACGGGAACGTTCAGCATCTTTAACAAGGTAATTGCTTTGCCCAGATTAATATCCATCGTAGGCTCGCCATCCGGTACGAAGGTGAGATAATCGACTCGTTCGGCAGTCTCTTTTGCCTTTGCTAACCGACTTTGCACGTCATGGAAAATGTCTTCAGGTTCGTAAAAAAATCGGCGTTCGCTTTGCATATGTGAGGTTCGCCCTACCTGACAGTAAACGCAGGAATAGGTGCATACTTTGGCGGGAATATTGTTGATTCCCAAACTTTTCCCCAGTCGCCGCGACGGAACGGGTCCGTAAGAATATTTGTATTCTTGAACGGTCATTATTTAAAATTCCCTGTATTTTTCAAACTTGTTATTTTTTTGATCAAATTTAGAAAGAGGTTGCGATATTCGGGTAGAGCCTTTACAATCAGTTCGCCCCGGGAATAGGCTTCGGCAATCCGCCGATCATTAGGAATCTCTATGAGGATCGGAATATTTTCTGCGCTACAGTATAAATTCACACGGTCGTCTCCAATTCCGGCGCGATTGATTATGACACCAAACGGAATTTTCATTTTCCGCACCGTTTCGACGGCAAGTTTCAGATCGTACAATCCAAAAGGCGTCGGTTCTGTAACGAGCGCCACAAAATCCGCCCCTCTGATTGTGTTGATTACCGGGCAGGATGTTCCCGGCGGAGCGTCCAGAATGGCTGGAATTTTTCTGTTTAAACGGGCTTTGATCGCGCGGATCAACGGCGGAACCAGCGCTCCCCCAATATCAAACTGGCCGTGAATCAAAGTTATTTTATCCGCCTGAAATGTCTCGATAATTCCGATCCGGTTATCGACTTCGCGGATGGCTTTTTGCGGGCAGATTTGCGCACAACCACCGCAACCATGACACAGGTCTGGGAATATAAGAGGTTTAGCGCCAAGCGTTACAATGGCGTGAAATTCGCAAATCCGACTGCATTCATCGCATCCATCGCAGAGATTTTCATTGACTTGTGGAATTAAAATTGTGGCAATTTCTTGCTTAAGCGGGCTACCTTTTAAAAATAATTGGTCATTTGGCTCTTCGACATCGCAATCCAAAAGTTGAATCTCACGGTCAAAGGCGCTCGCAAGATTCACGGCAACGGTTGTCTTGCCGGTTCCGCCTTTACCGGATGCGATGGCGAGAATCATCAGAAAGACCTCTCTTTTATACTTTCGGTGTTGGATTTCATCAGAACCTGTGTCCCGACTGGTAATCCGATATGATTCGCAATTACCGGACATTTCACTTTGAAGAGAAAATAGATATTGCGCGGTTCATCGCTGAGTGTTTCGTAATTGCCCTGACCTTTGGCAATGATCAAGTCTGCATCCTCAAATCGCCGGATAAATTCCCGACTGCAATCAGCCAATATCGTGCCCGGCGCATCCGAGCCGTTGTCGATAATCTTGACGATTTTATCAAGCCCGACGGTTTGCGCATCAATAATTGTAGCATCGTTGATAATCGGCGCGCCGCGAACAACCAGCGTTACCCGTTTTTCTAAAATCTGCTCAATGAGCAAGCGGTCAAAAGCGATTTCGCCGGCATTATCTGCCAAATAAAGAATATTCTTGGCGCCGAAAATAGCCGCCCGAAATTTTTCCCAATCGCCGGCGAGTGGCTCTTGCAATGCCTGATGAACAGCGCGCATTATGTCATTTTCTGTCAGATGACCATTGACGCCAAGGTCGATAATGTTTCCGGCGATGGCGAGACGAGTAGCCATAGCTAACGAATCTTCCGCCGATTCAACCTCGGCTTTCAATCTGGGAAATAAATCCAAAGCCAAACGGTTATGTTTTTCCTTTTCCGTCTGATATGGGTCGCGCTGTCCGGTGATTTCACGCAGACGACGATGAAAAAATTGTCCCATAACGGGCGGAGAAATGCTCATGTTCATATCGCTGGTTTTTTTCAACACTTCCCGGAGTATTTGTTCCTGAATCACCGGGTCTTCTGTAACTCGGCGCGCCGCGTCGAGAGCCTGAGTAACGAAGCAGGGAACGCAGTCAAGGTACGTTTTTATAATTCAATCATCCTGCGTTTGCCTTTCTTTTTAGCTGATTTCTCGTCTACGTCATCCTGCCAGCCATCCCGGAGCGTTTCGATCCGATCGAACCTTTTTATATAAGGCTTAATATCGATCAGCGGCGTGCCATCCAGAATATCTCCGCCGTTTATGTACAAAATGTTGCCTTTGCGCCGGACAAGTTCGACAATGCTCAATCCTATAGCATTCGGCCGGTTGGGCGCTCGTGTCGCAAACAGGCCGCGTTCAACATCCTGAAGAAACGGTTTTACCAGAAGTTTTGCCGGTTGTGCCCGATGAAAATGATAGATCAGATAAATGTGCGAAAACCCATCCAAATCACGAAGTCCCTCGGCAAATTCTGGAAATACTTCAACTTGCGCCGAACACTCTTTTGCATAAACTGGTTGAATTGGCGTCTGATCTTCAGCAGTGTTCTCGCTGTGAATGATTCCAATCGGTTTGAATAAAATTTCAGATTCGCTCAAATTAATGTCCTTCGACATCATCACTTTTTAATTCGGGAAGTTTACCGGTGCGATATTGTGCAAGAGCCTCGGCTATCGTCAAATTCTCCGCTGTAAAAATTTTAATCCCGGCGGCAGAAAGTACGCTGAAAGCCTTTGGCCCGCAATTTCCGGACACCAGTGCCTGCACTCCCAAGCGCGCAATGGCTTCCGCCGATTGGACGCCAGCGCCCTGTACCGTATTCTGGCTCTGCAGATTATCAAACAATTTGTAAGATTCGTTGTCCAAATCATAGACGAGAAATAGCGGCGCTCGACCAAACCGGTTGTCTAAAAGAGAACTCAAATCATTTCCTGATGTTGTAAAAGCAATTTTCATAAACTTTCCCCTTCTTCTCCCGATTGGGATTAAAAGCGGGTTAACATTTACGATCGTAAAGTTACTAGATTTTTACCTGTTTTACGATGGCTTTCATCACCTT contains the following coding sequences:
- a CDS encoding GxxExxY protein, which produces MKSREELNKITEKIIGKATDVYRALGPGLLESTDEACLVYELKQLGLKVESQKDLPVVYKDVKLDCGYRIDLLVEGEIAVELKAIENLLPIHTAQLLSYLKLSNRILGLLINFNVVKLIDGVHRIIND
- a CDS encoding aldehyde oxidase produces the protein MSDQQKMDLKYVGQPIVRFDAADKMRGAAKYTNDLDFPDMLFGVTIRSNRQRAKILRIVAPELPPDVIYIKAEDIPGENYVALFNEDQPFLAKDVVNYIGEPIALLAGKNEDELRAIASQFQIEYEDLPAISTMENALSGNFPPIYGSDNIFKSYGYVKGDPDKAFAKSKFVLEETFRTGYQEHIYLETQGVIAYPFKNGIRIVGSMQCPFYVQKGLAPVLNLDPEDIVVEQATTGGAFGGKEEYPSLISGHAALLALKSGKPVKIVYDRSEDISVTTKRHPSQSIRRIAFDKNSRIIAMDIDFILNGGAHSTLSQVVLARGALGSPGVYKCDHIRLASKAVATNLLPSGAFRGFGAPQAFFAIEAQMNHAAYRLDLDPYSLRKINILRLGDRTATGQLLAESIGLEKALNVVAERTNFVEKYNQYRNQPRNGQLLKGIGISAFFHGCGFTGKGEEIIKATASVDYSNETGLLIRIATVEMGQGMNTVMRQITADALALPIERITVAIPNTAIVPNSGPTVASRTTMIVGGLVFQCCTDLMEQVGATPAKKDFAEKAKLATNGIFTATRVYRVPDDVVWDDDKFVGDAYPIYSWAASVVEVTVDPLTFEVTVGKITAAHDIGKAINPVLVEGQIEGGSLQGLGYASLEVMTATNGRLNQASLTDYIIPTTLDAPEIESIILEENYSRGPYGAKGVGEQPLVGIPAAYLGAVENALGVEFHEIPLTPEMIYHRVHREHRENIR
- the thrC gene encoding threonine synthase, giving the protein MNFKYRCSDCGAEYPADQIRYLCPRCEQIPGEFQKGVLETLLDPEYLASLKNKPAVTPADFLVYQLPEAAAYPVGNTPLVAPEKLRQQYGLPNLFLKNDGANPSGSLKDRASQLVAAQALYHNEKTVVLASTGNAGSAMACAGAALGLNVILFVPATAPKAKLLQSVLYGATVIPIRGTYDDAFRLSIEYTKQFGGINRNTAFNPLTIEGKKTVSIEMFNQLGRSAPDIVFVPVGDGVIYAGVYKGFADLKVAGLIAKIPQIVSVQASGSNAIAKAYQSGRMLTIDKATTAADSISVASPANGRMAIKFMQACSGWATEVSDAEITAAQLQLCQDAGVFVEPAAAAAWAGFLKDKSNLDPLQKIVILLTGVGFKDMNAIENKIAIPPTIEPNLEAIINSMKKY
- a CDS encoding ATPase; the encoded protein is MRIAIPLVGGRLSMHFGHCECFVLIDINDTEKKIIKRDDLNSPPHEPGLLPRWLAERGANLIIAGGMGQRALALFAENNIQVIIGASAETPEKLVDDYLKGTLQIADNACDH
- a CDS encoding (4Fe-4S)-binding protein, with product MKELVIISGKGGTGKTSLTASFAVLADRSVIADCDVDAADMHLVLSPEIKQSHEFKGGHEAVIRQSDCIACGACLAYCRFDAILMNHEPSGKVKFFVDPTACEGCGVCVRSCPVKAIDFPERVCGKWFISETRVGPMVHAKLGIAAENSGKLVTVVRQQARLIAEEQKRSLIIVDGPPGIGCPVIASITGAMIVLVVTEPTISGEHDLERVISLTRHFGIPTHVCVNKWDLNPKMTERIEKKARQNGARVIGRIRYDQGVTDAQMQALAVVETEADSAQDIKEIWKQLNL
- a CDS encoding radical SAM protein, with protein sequence MTVQEYKYSYGPVPSRRLGKSLGINNIPAKVCTYSCVYCQVGRTSHMQSERRFFYEPEDIFHDVQSRLAKAKETAERVDYLTFVPDGEPTMDINLGKAITLLKMLNVPVGVITNSSLIWREDVREELSKADWVSVKIDSVREKTWHKINRPHKTLQLPMILDGISTFAKYFTGKLATETMLVKGINDNDECLKEVADFVNKIQPAQAYISIPIRPPAEKPVQKPDEETLNRMFQVFTDRFDRVEYLIGYEGNAFAFTGNIEKDLLSITAVHPMREDAVSAFLSRAGASWEIVDRLVAQDNLAATNYQGHTFYLRKFATK
- a CDS encoding (4Fe-4S)-binding protein, which encodes MILAIASGKGGTGKTTVAVNLASAFDREIQLLDCDVEEPNDQLFLKGSPLKQEIATILIPQVNENLCDGCDECSRICEFHAIVTLGAKPLIFPDLCHGCGGCAQICPQKAIREVDNRIGIIETFQADKITLIHGQFDIGGALVPPLIRAIKARLNRKIPAILDAPPGTSCPVINTIRGADFVALVTEPTPFGLYDLKLAVETVRKMKIPFGVIINRAGIGDDRVNLYCSAENIPILIEIPNDRRIAEAYSRGELIVKALPEYRNLFLNLIKKITSLKNTGNFK
- the tsaA gene encoding tRNA (N6-threonylcarbamoyladenosine(37)-N6)-methyltransferase TrmO, whose product is MSKDINLSESEILFKPIGIIHSENTAEDQTPIQPVYAKECSAQVEVFPEFAEGLRDLDGFSHIYLIYHFHRAQPAKLLVKPFLQDVERGLFATRAPNRPNAIGLSIVELVRRKGNILYINGGDILDGTPLIDIKPYIKRFDRIETLRDGWQDDVDEKSAKKKGKRRMIEL
- a CDS encoding dinitrogenase iron-molybdenum cofactor biosynthesis protein codes for the protein MKIAFTTSGNDLSSLLDNRFGRAPLFLVYDLDNESYKLFDNLQSQNTVQGAGVQSAEAIARLGVQALVSGNCGPKAFSVLSAAGIKIFTAENLTIAEALAQYRTGKLPELKSDDVEGH